The stretch of DNA ACTTGTCTTTGATCTAAAACAAAAGTAATCACGTCATCTGCCATATAACCTTTTGATCTTTCTCCACTAGTAAATTTCATATCATAGAGACACTGATGAGTGTAAGTTGTACATTTATAAGTTCGGTCCATACCATCTAAACATTTTTCACCATGTAGAATGCAGTTGACCTTTCGAAATATTTTCGAATTTGTGGGAATATATAGAGGATTAGTTTGTTTATAACACTTATTTGCCGCACATGGTCCACACTGCCACCAAAGCAAATCACTGCCTGTATCTATTAGCAAGAAACTTCTGACTTCTTCAGTACCAAGTAAAAATGATGCAACATATTCACCATTTGCCGAGTATGTACTTGTTGTTTTTGGAACCTTTACACGGCCGATCTTGCTCCCCATTACATCGTGTTGCCTTGTGAGAGTTTCATTTGCGCCAATTTGATTGTTATTTGAAGGAATCATCCCTTCTCTAACGTCATCATCGTCAAAAATTGATGCCAAATAACTTGCTCTAGCATGACATCTAGCAAGCCTACTTTCAAGTAATGAGTCGTAATCCTTGAACTTTGATTTTTCAAATACATCGCGATTATAAATAGTAAAAGTATAGGACGGCATTGGAGGATCTGGAAGCTTAGACGGATCAAGAGACATAAATCTTTCCTTAGCTTGCTTAATATAAGTGGAGTTAAGGGATGAAAAAGATGTTTCATTGCCCGAAACTGAGAACAAAATTGAGAAAATAATTGATACCAAAAGGTGAATATGGAATTGGTTTTTCATTTGTATATCACTTATGTAGAAATGTATTTTGCTAATTGCTTGATTTCTTTTGAAATAGGTCCACCACTTCTTACAATTATCTATATAAAGCTGGTTTAGTTATGTTGTGAGTTGTAACCTATTTAATTTTATGccaaattgaaaaataaataccAAAGCTAATTATAGAGATCTGATTCTCTTTGAGAAGCCATGGTGTGAACAACTAGGAAATAAATAGTTCCTCAATAAAGCCAATAcaaatttttttttcctttttcatttccTATATTTATTAAGAGatcgaataaaataaattatttgttttgCAGTAATTCCATTCCTAAACAGAGCGTCAACTATGAGATCTATACCATTTAGGAACATTGTTAATTTAACTCTTCCCAGTTGTTGATGTCGTGTTATAATTACATATATTTTGACATTATTCGCCTTACTTGTTAGTTGTTTGGATGGTAATTCGTGCGACAATTGAGCTTTATTGagattattttatgtgtaggaacacTTGGATACGAAGTTGAGAAAAGTAGCATGAAATGGTACCTTGAAGCTATAAATTAGAGAAATAAAAGAAGACATTGCAAGGCCATGAAAAGTCACAGCCTTATACGTTGCAAGGCCATAAAAAGTCACAACCTTAGATAGTGCAAGGCTTTGTCTAGGGCATCAACATTGGCGCCTCCGATGGCGCCTTGCAGTGTATGTTGGCGCCTCTGATGGCGCCTTGCAATGTAGTTTGGCGCCTCTAACGGTGCCCCGTGCCTACGATGCTTATCCGAGCCACTTTTATTTCTTCATTAGTTTTGCACATGTAGACTTTGACCCTACCTTATAAATACCTCCTAAATTTAGTTTTTAGAGGGAGGAACATTATTAGAGAGGTAAAAGGCTATAGAACACACTGGAGCGCGAATCACAAGAGTTTTTCTCTCCGTTCTTCTTTAATCTGTAGTTTAATGCTTTTGAACATGACTATGATTGCTTATACacttatgagtagctaaacctcTCTAATCTAGgatttgatggaaccttttggaaGATGAATTCTTATtacattttaatattattttgccTTTGAATATCCCTACTTGTTAAACTAcgtatttattgttgttgattgaatgaccattaattgactgtgcctatttattatatatttcttgagtgtaacgatccgactggtcattttgagaattagcatcacGTTCGGTatcttaaggtctcgagtagcttcggattatgtattatgacttgcgagtgTAGCCGGGTTCGGTTTTTGGatgattcgagattgatttggaagaatcactactaaaaatctgctaaaaaccgaccaactattttcgaccaacgttggtcggtcaaaaaaagcgaccaaaaaccgtccaggttggacggaaactggggaaaaaaaattacatttttcttaaactaaataccgaccaacgttggtcggtaaattggtcaacgaattgacccagctggtcagacaagaaaattttggattaccgaccaacgttggtcggtaatctggatccaattttttaaattttaataattattttattatttaaaatattttataatatttaagaatttatatttaaaattaccgaccaacgttggtcggttaatgtaggggaagcatttaccgaccaactttggtcggtaattgttattttctgcaaaataaccgaccaaagttggtcggttattacgtcaacattgatcaaactttcgaattacttttatatttactatctaaataatataaatgtaattcgttaacacttttgtaatataaataatgaatacactaacatatacaatatataacatgctatttgtaaattgattcatctacttataacttacttagatgcatcgatgaatattaaaaataaaacgtttgacctatatcgactaatagtaaaaacaaaacgtctcgacttatatcgattaatctagctatgccatgcattattagtgatgaatgaatgaaaaataaaagaattaatactaaatatctttgacatatatatatatatatatatatatatatatatatatatatatatatatatggatcacaaattaaataaacgaaagaagctaatagtattaagtaaacgagttaaattaataggtcaaacatggtcaaactttaacaagctatatatatacacactaacatatactataacaagctatatatatagttaaagtattacagtgaagtgtgtttgtgtgtgtgtatatatataagaacacgaagcgctaggaccacagggtcgggttcttttagggataaacttgagaagatactaattagtatatatactttataatcaaatatatctatttgtaaattgattcaccgacttataacttacttagatgtatcgatgaatattaatcggtGATTCATCAAaatgtctcgacctatatatcgattaatctatgtcatgcattattagtgatgaacgaatgaaaaaagaagttattagcatcaattacaatatagtatatgtgtgtgtgtgagaaattactcacatacttaattataacttagaaaatttacttagatagatgctattataatttattaaaattaaatagttaatataattatttataaagattatgcttatagtttataattatttataataattgcatggttaaataaaataaatgcttgtagtttataatattattttttatagtttataatattttaagaaaaaaacacaaaaaaaagaatttaattttttttttaaaaaaaccgaccaaacggtcaacacttaatgtaccgaccaaaattactgactaactttggtcggtaattctgaaatcagagaaTTAAAAAATGGGGAAAATCCCCATTTCTCTGAAATCTTTCCCTCTCttcactcaaaaccttcccctctccttctctatttccctcacataaatctCATTCCCCACCCCGCGTTGCCACCGCCCAGCCCTCGCCCTCGCCCTCGCCCTCGCcctcgccgctgccactgccactgccgcccctctccttctccatctcctaaaaattttaggtttgaattacaacccatttatttattatttctaggttttgttaattagttatgaattagtttcaattgattagtgtttcaattatttgaacattgcattttatcgaggattagggtttaggtcttgttttaattagttttgttaattagttttattaactaattagttttgttaattagtcaattagttatgaattagtttagtttagggtatgggttgaatttctttagtttagttagtttatgtttaaactcgtaggatatgaattgaaattttagtttttaggatttgttcttgtgaattgaacttttaggatatgaattgaacttttaagatatgaattggaccttttggatatgaattgaacttttaggatataaattggtgtaattaggaaaaaataattatcttgaattaactaaaaaagatataattaatttataattgtagaataaattaatttgttcttgtgaatcgaacttttagggtatgggttgaatttctttagtttagttagtttatgtttaaactcataggatatgaattgaaattttagtttttaggatttgttcttgtgaattgaacttttaggatatgaattgaacttttaaggtATGAATttgaccttttggatatgaattgaacttttaggatataaattggtgtaattaggaaaaaataattatcttgaattaactaaaaagatataattaatttataattgtagaataaattaatttgttcttgtgaatcaaacttttagggtatgggttgaatttctttagtttagttagtttatgtttaaactcgtaggatatgaattgaaattttaatttttaggatttgtttttgtgaattgaacttttaggatatgaattgaacttttaagatatgaattggaccttttggatatgaattgaaattttaggatataaattggtgtaattaggaaaaaataattatcttgaattaactaaaaaagatataattaatttataattatagaataaattaatttgttcttgttttatttgtatagatggaacatcgtacttggatgtacaatagaaattatcctaatcggcggggattgcgagaggattttgtagaaggggttgatgactttattagacatgcaatgtcacttccaccataccaaagtgaaggagtaattaggtgcccttgtgtcaggtgcgattgtatgaagtttaaaaaatcggaggaagttaagcttcatctttataggaaggggtttatagagaattactttgtgtggactaatcatggagagatcgatggtagccgtgggatatttcataacatggttgttggtgaaagtagtaggtcggtggagaatacaaatcttgattctagaattcaggatatggttgcggatgcttttgggagtgagcccaatgaaaatgttgaacaaactcctaatgatgacgcaaaacattTTTCTGAACAGTTAggggaagctagtcgtccactacgtgaaggaagtccgcactctgagctgtctgttgcagttagattactaagtatcaaatctaattggaatatttctcaagcagccatggactctttcattgaccttatgagtgaactagttgaccctaatatcaacttacctggtgatttctataaggcgaagagattggtttctaagttaggactttcgtcaatgagaattgattgttgtgaagatggttgcatgttatattataaagatgatgcaactttagacagttgtaaattttgcaaaaagcctcgtttcaagaggctttccagcgggaatatggtcgctgtcaaggcgatgcattatttacctcttatacctaggttaaagaggttatatgcgtcgatgagttctgctcctcatatgagatggcactttgaaaatagaagaccacctggtgttatgtgtcatccttcatatagagaagcttggaagcactttgataggacatatccagattttgctagtgaaccaaggaacattcggttaggtctgtgtgcggatggcttcacgcctttttgtatatctgcgacaccatattcatatTGGCCtatctttcttacaccttataatctaccacctgagttgtgtatgactagtccatatatattcttaaattgtattatccccggtccacgtaatccgaaaagtttgattgatgtatatttgcaacctttgattgatgagctaaaataaTTGttgtatgatggtgttgaaacatatgacatatcaaccaagcagaattttaatttgcgtgctaatttaatatggactattaatgattttcctgcgtatggaatgttgtctgggtggatgactgctgggaagctagcttatccttactgcatggaaaatagtaaagcgttcactttgagacatggccgaaagcaatcatggtttgattgtcacagtcaattcttgcctgatgatcatgagtttagaaggatgaaaaatgcattcaaaaagaataaagtggaatttgattctccacctccgatactttcaggtgaggaaatttgggagagggtccagaacttcagtaaagttactgagactccaccttatagattccccggatatggtgttaatcataattggacgaaacagagtatattttgggagttgccttattggaaggataatcttctctgacacaaccttgatgtcatgtatattgagaagaattattttgataatttgttcaacacagtgatggatgttaaaggtaagacaaaagataacccgaaggctagaatggacttacaagaatattgtaggcggcctgaattatacttgcagacagcaaacaatggtaaggtgttcaagcccaaatcaagttacacattcactttggaggaaagacgacaaatttatgattgggttacgaaattgaagatgcctgagggttatgcgtcgaatcttggaaaaaaagtagatatggaggtagggaagttgagccatttgaaaagtcatgactgccatgttttcatggagaccttagtgcctattgcattttgtggtttgcctgaaagaatctggaaacccatcacagagattagtttgtttttcaaagacttgtgttctaccacattaagggaagaaaacctacttcggatggaccagaacatccgtgtaatttctagtaagatggaaaaaatattcccatgtggtttctttgatgtgatggaacaccttccaatacaccttgtacacgaggcacgacttggagggcctgttcaatgcagatggatgtatccctttggagaggtaatattataagtttgatgtaatattctattttatttgaatgttcttggctaacatgagattatgtaggacaattggcaaatgcaaacaatttgttaagcagaggaataagattgaaggatctatatgcgaagcctatcttgcaaaggaaactgcacatttttgttcttattattttgagagtaacgtgccatattctaggaataggcccaataggcacacggtcgaatgtgtgaatgagtcattatatccaccaatgtccatattcaatcaaccaggccaatgttctaaggatgttagaaagagaagtttgagtgatatggagtacaagtcagctacacttcatgtgttgctaaattgtcccgaagttgtaccatttctcaagtaagtattgatttattagttatcaaaatgta from Nicotiana tomentosiformis chromosome 11, ASM39032v3, whole genome shotgun sequence encodes:
- the LOC104087962 gene encoding protein ASPARTIC PROTEASE IN GUARD CELL 1-like, giving the protein MKNQFHIHLLVSIIFSILFSVSGNETSFSSLNSTYIKQAKERFMSLDPSKLPDPPMPSYTFTIYNRDVFEKSKFKDYDSLLESRLARCHARASYLASIFDDDDVREGMIPSNNNQIGANETLTRQHDVMGSKIGRVKVPKTTSTYSANGEYVASFLLGTEEVRSFLLIDTGSDLLWWQCGPCAANKCYKQTNPLYIPTNSKIFRKVNCILHGEKCLDGMDRTYKCTTYTHQCLYDMKFTSGERSKGYMADDVITFVLDQRQVRVTFGCGTDQRGRRNFSGEYSGIVGLGRRILSGAGFSLPTQFGADLMSMCLPRFFSGKGSTLSFLTTAFPRTTSAKLLPNYKYPLFYYVNLYKVFVNDKVVPVSPSWWNFKRGVIGGVLVDTGTSITRFPKDFYIIFRYIFRAEVRDIPLAKSPFASLDTCYKEDPNGHDLDFPVVKLYFGSVNPNNMLLLAKERVLLHYRGLYCLAFMGWNRSRTVLGSNQLQGIGLTFDTSENTLSFDLDACD